The following proteins are encoded in a genomic region of Streptomyces lunaelactis:
- a CDS encoding hydroxysqualene dehydroxylase, protein MDRVGSTRRTFMAGAAAVGGATALTTAGMAATASAADGGAQGPQSVAVLGGGVAGLTAAHELAERGLKVTVYERRALGGKARSMDVPDSAKGGRRPLPAEHGFRFIPGIYHNLPDTMRRIPFPGNAGGVWDNLVAPPEMSFARTGREDLRIPLPWPGHKPAELTLDEIRRALTAALDTLKGIPAHEAAYFVNRGLVFLTSCDERRDGTWERTPWWEFIRAERMSYDYQRILAVGLTRNIVATKAEEASTRTVATLLEAFVFNALGRGADGPLDRILNAPTNEAWIDPWVEHLKKLGVEFRIGWTVREVKYGSGRVTAAVIEDPQGLRQSVTADHYVSAMPVEHARRTWGAELRAADPQLARCDKLETDWMTGIQFYLTERAPLLNGHLNCIDSPWSLTAIQQAGHWPSRDFPADYGDGTVVDCLSVDISEWDKPGVLYGKTAKQCTRTEVAREVWAQLKASLNDTGRTVLKDSALHSWFLDPGVDGIGTPNPTNEDQLLIHPVGTFHNRPKAATQIPNFFLAGDYVAVDIDLATMEGANASARAAVNALLDRTGSTAARCTVKPLFRAPEVELMKRHDRTRYRLGLRNAFDLG, encoded by the coding sequence ATGGATCGGGTGGGCAGCACACGACGCACCTTCATGGCGGGGGCGGCCGCCGTCGGCGGCGCCACCGCGCTGACCACGGCGGGGATGGCCGCCACGGCCTCCGCGGCGGACGGCGGAGCACAAGGACCGCAGTCGGTCGCCGTACTCGGCGGTGGCGTCGCCGGTCTGACCGCCGCGCACGAGCTGGCCGAGCGCGGTCTGAAAGTCACCGTCTACGAGCGCCGGGCACTGGGCGGCAAGGCCCGCAGCATGGACGTCCCGGACAGCGCCAAGGGTGGCCGCAGACCCCTGCCCGCCGAGCACGGCTTCCGCTTCATCCCCGGCATCTACCACAACCTGCCGGACACGATGCGCCGCATCCCGTTCCCGGGCAACGCAGGGGGCGTCTGGGACAACCTGGTCGCACCGCCCGAGATGTCGTTCGCCCGCACCGGGCGCGAGGATCTGCGGATCCCGCTCCCCTGGCCGGGACACAAGCCGGCCGAGCTCACCCTCGACGAGATCCGCCGCGCCCTGACGGCGGCGCTGGACACGCTCAAGGGCATCCCGGCTCATGAGGCGGCCTACTTCGTGAACCGGGGTCTTGTCTTCCTCACCAGCTGCGACGAGCGGCGCGACGGGACATGGGAGCGCACGCCCTGGTGGGAGTTCATCCGGGCCGAGCGGATGAGCTACGACTACCAGCGCATCCTGGCCGTCGGCCTCACCCGGAACATCGTCGCGACCAAGGCTGAGGAAGCCAGCACCCGTACGGTCGCCACCCTGCTGGAGGCCTTCGTCTTCAACGCGCTGGGCAGGGGCGCCGACGGACCGCTCGACCGGATCCTCAACGCCCCCACCAACGAGGCCTGGATCGACCCCTGGGTGGAGCATCTGAAGAAGCTGGGCGTGGAGTTCCGTATCGGCTGGACGGTACGGGAGGTGAAGTACGGCAGCGGGCGGGTCACGGCCGCGGTGATCGAGGACCCGCAGGGCTTACGCCAGTCGGTGACCGCCGACCACTATGTCTCCGCGATGCCGGTGGAGCACGCGCGGCGGACCTGGGGTGCCGAGCTGCGCGCGGCGGACCCGCAGCTGGCGCGGTGCGACAAGCTGGAGACGGACTGGATGACGGGCATCCAGTTCTATCTGACCGAACGCGCACCGCTGCTGAACGGGCACCTCAACTGCATCGACTCGCCATGGTCCCTGACAGCCATTCAGCAGGCCGGGCACTGGCCGTCCCGTGACTTCCCCGCCGACTACGGCGACGGCACGGTCGTGGACTGTCTGTCGGTGGACATCTCCGAGTGGGACAAGCCAGGGGTCCTGTACGGGAAGACCGCCAAGCAGTGCACCCGTACGGAGGTCGCCCGCGAGGTCTGGGCCCAGCTCAAGGCCTCGCTCAACGACACGGGCCGCACGGTGCTCAAGGACAGCGCGCTGCACTCGTGGTTCCTCGACCCGGGCGTGGACGGCATCGGCACACCGAACCCGACCAACGAGGACCAGCTCCTCATCCACCCGGTCGGGACGTTCCACAACCGCCCGAAGGCCGCCACGCAGATCCCCAACTTCTTCCTGGCCGGGGACTATGTGGCCGTCGACATCGACCTGGCGACGATGGAGGGCGCCAACGCCTCGGCCCGCGCTGCCGTCAACGCCCTGCTGGACAGGACCGGTTCGACGGCGGCGCGCTGCACGGTGAAGCCGCTGTTCCGTGCCCCGGAGGTCGAGCTGATGAAACGGCACGACCGCACCCGCTACCGGCTGGGGCTGCGGAACGCCTTCGATCTGGGGTG
- a CDS encoding YchJ family protein, translated as MSKRSSRPKRGPEPALTAASPCPCGLPAAYGECCGRFHSGEEYAPTAELLMRSRYSAFVAQDEAYLLRTWHPATRPQQLELDPGMQWTGLEILATTGGSSFHSLGTVTFRARYRHHGKRGALHEHSTFERQHGVWVYVEGTFVE; from the coding sequence ATGTCCAAGCGCAGCTCACGACCCAAGCGCGGCCCCGAGCCCGCACTCACCGCCGCCTCGCCCTGCCCCTGCGGGCTGCCCGCCGCCTACGGCGAGTGCTGCGGCCGGTTCCACAGCGGCGAGGAGTACGCCCCCACCGCCGAGCTGCTGATGCGCTCCCGCTACAGCGCCTTCGTCGCCCAGGACGAGGCGTATCTGCTGCGCACCTGGCACCCGGCCACCAGGCCGCAGCAGCTCGAGCTCGACCCCGGGATGCAGTGGACGGGCCTGGAGATTCTGGCGACGACGGGCGGCAGTTCGTTCCACTCCCTGGGCACCGTCACCTTCCGCGCCCGCTATCGGCACCACGGGAAGCGGGGCGCCCTGCACGAGCACAGCACCTTCGAACGGCAGCACGGCGTCTGGGTCTATGTGGAAGGCACCTTCGTGGAATGA
- a CDS encoding GlxA family transcriptional regulator, with protein MHTVAVLALDGVIPFDLSTPLEVFARSRLPDGRAAYRVRVCAPAAEIDAGAFRLRAPWGMDVLAEADTIILPGCADPTVPVPPEALDALRAAAARGTRIASICAGAFVFAATGLLDGMRATTHWLGAPALAALHPEVEVDPDVLYVDNGQFLTSAGAAAGLDLCLHMIRRDHGSAVAADAARLSVMPLEREGGQAQFIVHEQPPSPDGATLEPLLRWMEENAGRELTVGEIAAHAGMSTRTLNRRFREQTATTPVLWLHRARIRQAQYLLETTAHAVDRIAAQVGFGSPTAFRDRFKRQVGTSPHAYRRAFQGSPEPQRI; from the coding sequence ATGCACACCGTGGCCGTACTCGCCCTGGACGGGGTCATCCCCTTCGACCTGTCCACTCCCCTCGAGGTGTTCGCCCGTTCCCGGCTGCCCGACGGCCGGGCCGCCTACCGGGTCCGGGTCTGCGCCCCGGCTGCGGAGATCGACGCGGGCGCGTTCAGACTGCGCGCGCCCTGGGGCATGGACGTGCTGGCCGAGGCGGACACGATCATCCTCCCGGGCTGCGCCGACCCGACCGTGCCGGTCCCGCCCGAGGCACTCGACGCCCTGCGGGCGGCCGCCGCCCGCGGCACCCGCATCGCCTCGATCTGCGCCGGCGCCTTCGTCTTCGCGGCCACCGGCCTGCTGGACGGCATGCGCGCCACCACCCACTGGCTCGGCGCGCCCGCACTCGCGGCGCTGCACCCCGAGGTGGAGGTGGACCCGGACGTTCTCTACGTCGACAACGGACAGTTCCTGACCTCCGCGGGCGCGGCGGCCGGCCTCGACCTGTGTCTGCACATGATCCGCCGCGACCACGGCTCCGCGGTGGCCGCGGACGCCGCCCGGCTCTCGGTGATGCCACTGGAACGCGAGGGCGGCCAGGCGCAGTTCATCGTCCACGAGCAGCCGCCCAGCCCGGACGGGGCGACCCTGGAACCGCTGCTGCGCTGGATGGAGGAGAACGCGGGACGCGAACTCACCGTCGGCGAGATCGCCGCACACGCGGGCATGAGCACCCGCACCCTCAACCGCCGCTTCCGCGAACAGACGGCGACGACCCCGGTGCTGTGGCTGCACCGGGCCCGTATCCGCCAGGCCCAGTACCTGCTGGAGACAACGGCGCACGCGGTGGACCGGATCGCGGCACAGGTCGGCTTCGGCTCCCCGACGGCCTTCCGCGACCGCTTCAAACGCCAGGTGGGCACCAGCCCGCACGCCTACCGCCGCGCCTTCCAGGGCTCGCCGGAGCCTCAACGGATCTGA
- a CDS encoding VOC family protein, translating to MLHHIELWVPDLARAATSWGWLLEALGYTPFQQWAAGRSWRLGATYLVIEQSPAMAGDRHERCRPGLNHLAFHIESRAVVDALTTEAPEHGWHLMFRDGHPYAGGAQHYAAYLEDADGYEVELVADDDTFPVERDANVA from the coding sequence ATGCTGCACCACATCGAGCTGTGGGTGCCCGACCTCGCGCGGGCCGCCACAAGCTGGGGCTGGCTGCTGGAGGCGCTGGGCTACACGCCCTTCCAGCAGTGGGCTGCCGGCCGCAGCTGGCGACTGGGCGCCACCTATCTGGTCATCGAGCAGTCACCCGCGATGGCCGGCGACCGGCACGAACGGTGCCGCCCCGGACTCAATCACCTGGCCTTCCACATCGAAAGCCGGGCCGTCGTCGACGCACTGACCACTGAGGCTCCGGAGCACGGGTGGCACCTCATGTTCCGAGACGGCCATCCCTATGCGGGCGGCGCTCAGCACTACGCCGCCTATCTGGAAGACGCAGACGGCTACGAGGTCGAGCTCGTCGCCGACGACGACACGTTCCCAGTCGAACGCGACGCCAATGTCGCCTGA
- a CDS encoding ATP-dependent DNA ligase, with amino-acid sequence MDLPVMPPVKPMLAKSVKTIPPGMQYEAKWDGFRAIVHRDGDELVIGSRTGKPLTRYFPELVADLLDALPDRCVVDGEIVIAHEGRLDFDRLTERIHPADSRVRMLAEQTPASFVAFDLLAIGDEALLDAPLSLRRTTLAAALAEAEPPVHLAPATTDAALAQEWFERYEGAGLDGIIAKPLDLPYRPDARLMFKIKHERTADAVVAGYRLHKSGPVVGSLLLGLYDDSGALQHVGVCAAFSMKRREELIGELEPLRMDPPDGHPWAAWAQESAHESARLPGAQSRWSGKKDLSWVALRPERVIEVAYDHMEGDRFRHTAQFRRWRPDRDPGDCTYAQLEEPVGYDLSEVLSPPGE; translated from the coding sequence ATGGATCTGCCTGTGATGCCGCCCGTGAAGCCGATGCTGGCCAAGTCGGTCAAGACGATCCCGCCGGGCATGCAATACGAGGCCAAATGGGACGGCTTCCGGGCGATCGTCCATCGGGACGGCGACGAGCTGGTGATCGGCTCCAGGACCGGCAAGCCGCTCACCCGCTACTTCCCGGAGCTGGTCGCCGATCTGCTGGATGCCCTGCCCGACCGCTGTGTCGTCGACGGCGAGATCGTCATCGCCCACGAGGGACGGCTGGACTTCGACCGTCTCACCGAACGCATTCACCCGGCCGACTCCCGGGTGAGGATGCTCGCCGAGCAGACCCCCGCGAGCTTTGTCGCCTTCGATCTGCTTGCCATCGGTGACGAGGCGCTCCTGGACGCGCCGCTGTCGCTGCGGCGCACCACGCTGGCCGCCGCGCTGGCCGAGGCCGAACCGCCGGTGCATCTCGCGCCCGCCACCACCGACGCCGCGCTGGCGCAGGAGTGGTTCGAGCGGTACGAGGGCGCCGGGCTCGACGGCATCATCGCCAAGCCGCTGGACCTGCCGTACCGGCCCGACGCCCGGCTGATGTTCAAGATCAAGCACGAGCGGACGGCGGACGCGGTCGTGGCCGGCTACCGCCTCCACAAGAGCGGTCCCGTGGTCGGATCGCTGCTGCTCGGTCTGTACGACGACTCGGGCGCCCTGCAGCATGTAGGCGTCTGCGCCGCGTTCTCGATGAAGCGTCGCGAGGAGCTGATCGGGGAACTGGAGCCGCTGCGGATGGATCCGCCGGACGGCCACCCCTGGGCCGCGTGGGCGCAGGAGAGCGCCCATGAGAGCGCCCGGCTGCCCGGCGCGCAGAGCCGCTGGTCGGGCAAGAAGGACCTGTCGTGGGTGGCGCTGCGGCCCGAGCGGGTGATCGAGGTCGCGTACGACCATATGGAGGGCGACCGCTTCCGGCACACCGCCCAGTTCCGCAGGTGGCGGCCGGACCGCGACCCCGGCGACTGCACCTACGCGCAGTTGGAGGAGCCGGTCGGGTACGACCTGTCCGAGGTGCTGTCACCCCCCGGCGAGTGA
- the ligD gene encoding non-homologous end-joining DNA ligase has protein sequence MAGAMELEVGERTVRVSNPDKVYFPEHGYTKLDMVRYYLAVGDGITRALRNRPTTLERYPDGVTGESFFQKRAPKYLPDWIPTAHITFPSGRSADEMCPTEPAAVLWAANLGAVTFHPWPVRRDDTDHPDELRIDLDPQPGTDYADAVRAAHELRVVLDEAGLRGWPKTSGGRGIHVFVPIEPRWTFTQVRRAAIAVGRQLEGRMPDRVTIKWWKEERGERIFVDYNQTARDRTIASAYSVRPRPHAPVSAPLRWEEIDDAVPRDFDIRTMPTRYAEVGDVHADMDDHRFSLESLLELARKDEAEHGLGDLPYPPEYPKMPGEPKRVQPSRARHDD, from the coding sequence ATGGCCGGAGCGATGGAACTGGAAGTGGGGGAGCGGACCGTACGCGTGTCCAATCCCGACAAGGTGTACTTCCCCGAGCACGGCTACACCAAGCTGGACATGGTCCGCTACTACCTCGCCGTCGGCGACGGCATCACCCGCGCGCTGCGCAACCGCCCCACCACCCTGGAGCGCTACCCCGACGGGGTGACCGGCGAGTCCTTCTTCCAGAAGCGCGCGCCCAAATACCTCCCCGACTGGATCCCGACGGCTCACATCACCTTCCCCAGCGGCCGGTCCGCGGACGAGATGTGCCCGACGGAGCCCGCCGCCGTCCTGTGGGCCGCCAACCTCGGAGCCGTCACCTTTCATCCCTGGCCGGTCCGCCGCGACGACACCGACCACCCCGACGAGCTGCGCATCGACCTCGACCCGCAGCCCGGTACCGACTACGCCGACGCCGTGCGCGCCGCCCACGAACTGCGCGTCGTGCTGGACGAGGCCGGACTGCGGGGCTGGCCCAAGACGTCAGGCGGACGCGGCATCCACGTCTTCGTACCGATCGAACCGCGCTGGACCTTCACCCAAGTCCGGCGCGCCGCGATCGCCGTCGGCCGGCAACTGGAAGGCCGTATGCCGGACCGGGTGACCATCAAGTGGTGGAAGGAGGAGCGCGGCGAGCGGATCTTCGTCGACTACAACCAGACGGCCCGCGACCGCACCATCGCCTCCGCCTACTCCGTACGTCCCCGCCCGCACGCCCCGGTCTCCGCACCGCTGCGCTGGGAGGAGATCGACGACGCCGTGCCGCGGGACTTCGACATCAGGACGATGCCCACCCGCTACGCCGAGGTGGGCGATGTGCACGCGGACATGGACGACCACCGGTTCAGCCTGGAGAGCCTGCTGGAGCTGGCCCGCAAGGATGAGGCGGAGCACGGCCTCGGCGATCTGCCGTACCCCCCGGAGTACCCGAAGATGCCGGGGGAGCCGAAGCGGGTCCAGCCGAGCAGGGCCCGGCACGACGACTGA
- a CDS encoding OmpL47-type beta-barrel domain-containing protein, producing the protein MVLGLTSAVAYGRTDDQVAAQVLTWTAGDAIDKYATFPSTAVAGATTIVFENSAATGNTTGMPHTLTFDVSDPEYNNDVPLNILANPHDAQGGKHTVEVTLTPGRYRFHCTIPGHGAMQGILTVTEGSGEDTTAPDTTAKAEGDKNADGAYVGQATVTVSATDAGSGVDRIEYAVGAAGAWQAYTAPVVVNEVGTHKIRYRASDKAGNVAAEKAVDFTVVAPPTDDRTPPETSATVSGEKNDQGQYLGMATVTVTASDAGSGVNTIEYAIGASGAWQPYTAPVMVHEAGTHKVRYKATDKAGNAAAEKSVDFTVVTPPTPDKTPPETTAGVTGQRNSDGAYITSAKVTVTATDADSGVDKVEYSLDGGPYLAYTTPVIVDRVGFHSVLHRATDKAGNTSAAKKVSFTIAEGGGVPAPNCPEFDERLTVIVGTVDTGVPNRITRSRCTVNELIEDEKDWSSHALFLKHVDQVIDKLLADGVIDQREHKKIYRAAKQSGIGKPGQNTGYRDLFDGTQTSFSKWQHVGGGSFALSGDGAMTSSTTVPGMGMLWFPQRQYGDFSLKLQWRDDAPGSGNANGGVFVRFPYVHDNPEEPRPEWVAIKYGHEVQVLDRPDGDMYKSGSIYGFDRVGLGGAGVTPKGTWNDYEIRVVDQHYSIYRNGVLINEFDNTGGQEFVPPRGDDPGTDGRRYSSGHVGLQVHGTTDVISYRNIRIQEL; encoded by the coding sequence ATGGTCCTGGGACTGACGTCCGCGGTCGCGTACGGCAGGACCGACGATCAGGTCGCGGCCCAGGTGCTGACCTGGACGGCCGGTGACGCGATCGACAAGTACGCGACCTTCCCGTCCACCGCGGTGGCGGGTGCGACGACGATCGTGTTCGAGAACAGCGCGGCGACCGGCAACACCACCGGTATGCCGCACACGCTGACCTTCGACGTCTCGGATCCCGAGTACAACAACGACGTACCGCTGAACATCCTCGCCAATCCCCATGACGCGCAGGGCGGCAAGCACACCGTCGAGGTCACGCTCACGCCCGGCCGGTACCGCTTCCACTGCACCATCCCCGGCCACGGCGCGATGCAGGGCATTCTCACCGTCACCGAGGGCAGTGGCGAGGACACCACGGCTCCCGACACGACGGCGAAGGCCGAGGGCGACAAGAACGCCGACGGTGCGTATGTCGGCCAGGCGACCGTGACCGTGTCGGCGACCGACGCGGGTTCGGGCGTGGACAGGATCGAGTACGCGGTCGGGGCGGCCGGCGCCTGGCAGGCGTACACCGCACCGGTCGTGGTCAACGAGGTGGGCACGCACAAGATCCGCTACCGGGCCAGTGACAAGGCGGGCAATGTCGCCGCGGAGAAGGCGGTGGACTTCACCGTCGTCGCCCCGCCGACGGACGACAGGACCCCGCCGGAGACCTCGGCGACGGTGAGCGGTGAGAAGAACGACCAGGGTCAGTATCTGGGGATGGCCACGGTCACCGTGACCGCCTCCGACGCCGGCTCGGGCGTCAACACCATCGAGTACGCGATCGGTGCGAGCGGTGCCTGGCAGCCGTACACCGCCCCGGTGATGGTGCACGAGGCGGGCACGCACAAGGTCCGCTACAAGGCGACCGACAAGGCGGGGAACGCGGCCGCCGAGAAGTCCGTGGACTTCACGGTCGTCACACCGCCGACGCCGGACAAGACCCCTCCGGAGACCACGGCCGGGGTGACCGGTCAGCGGAACTCCGACGGCGCGTACATCACCAGCGCCAAGGTGACGGTCACCGCGACCGATGCCGATTCGGGCGTCGACAAGGTCGAGTACTCGCTCGACGGCGGTCCGTACCTCGCGTACACCACTCCCGTCATCGTGGACCGCGTCGGCTTCCATTCCGTCCTGCACCGAGCGACGGACAAGGCGGGCAACACCTCCGCCGCGAAGAAGGTGTCGTTCACGATCGCGGAGGGCGGCGGCGTTCCGGCGCCCAACTGCCCCGAGTTCGATGAGCGGTTGACGGTCATCGTCGGTACGGTCGACACGGGTGTGCCCAACCGCATCACCCGCAGCCGCTGCACCGTCAACGAGCTGATCGAGGACGAGAAGGACTGGTCGTCGCACGCGCTGTTCCTCAAGCACGTGGACCAGGTCATCGACAAGCTGCTCGCGGACGGCGTGATAGACCAGCGCGAGCACAAGAAGATCTACCGGGCGGCCAAGCAGTCCGGTATCGGCAAGCCGGGCCAGAACACCGGCTACCGCGATCTGTTCGACGGCACACAGACGTCGTTCAGCAAGTGGCAGCACGTGGGCGGCGGTTCGTTCGCCCTCAGCGGCGACGGCGCGATGACCAGCAGCACCACGGTCCCGGGCATGGGCATGCTGTGGTTCCCGCAGCGGCAGTACGGGGACTTCTCGCTGAAGCTCCAGTGGCGCGACGACGCACCGGGCTCGGGCAACGCCAACGGCGGTGTCTTCGTGCGCTTCCCGTACGTCCATGACAATCCGGAGGAGCCGCGTCCCGAGTGGGTCGCCATCAAGTACGGCCATGAGGTGCAGGTTCTGGACCGGCCGGACGGCGACATGTACAAGTCCGGCTCGATCTACGGCTTCGACCGGGTCGGACTCGGCGGTGCCGGTGTGACGCCGAAGGGCACCTGGAACGACTACGAGATCCGGGTGGTCGACCAGCACTACTCGATCTACCGCAACGGCGTGCTCATCAATGAGTTCGACAACACCGGCGGCCAGGAGTTCGTCCCGCCGCGGGGCGACGACCCGGGCACGGACGGCCGGCGGTACTCCTCCGGCCATGTCGGGCTCCAGGTCCATGGCACGACGGATGTGATCTCGTACCGCAACATCCGGATCCAGGAACTCTAG